Proteins encoded in a region of the Vitis riparia cultivar Riparia Gloire de Montpellier isolate 1030 chromosome 7, EGFV_Vit.rip_1.0, whole genome shotgun sequence genome:
- the LOC117917855 gene encoding chlorophyllase-1-like, whose amino-acid sequence MALLGGNPSTQGIRLDLKTTTSVFEPGDLSVSCIRVETSNIASPPKPLLIVTPTIQGTYPVLLFLHGFELRNTFYTQLLQLISSHGYIVVAPQLYGLLPPSGIQEIKSAAAVTNWLSSGLQSVLPENVKPDLLKLALSGHSRGGKTAFALALGYADTSLNFSALLGLDPVGGLSKCCQTVPKILTYVPHSFNLAIPVCVIGTGLGDEPRNCLTCPCAPDGVNHVEFFSECKPPCSHFVTTEYGHLDMLDDHLSGCIGAISGYICKSGKGPRDPMRRCVGGLFVAFLKAYLEGQSGDFKAIVDEPDLAPVKLDPVEFIEA is encoded by the exons ATGGCACTATTAGGAGGTAATCCTTCAACGCAGGGAATCAGGCTTGATTTGAAGACAACAACCAGTGTTTTTGAGCCAGGAGATTTGAGTGTGAGTTGCATTCGAGTGGAGACTTCAAACATCGCTTCCCCTCCCAAGCCATTGTTGATTGTTACACCAACCATTCAAGGGACATACCCAGTTCTCTTGTTTCTTCATGGCTTCGAGCTCCGCAACACCTTCTACACTCAGCTCCTTCAACTCATTTCTTCCCATGGATACATAGTGGTGGCTCCTCAG TTATACGGACTATTACCTCCTTCTGGAATTCAAGAGATCAAATCAGCAGCAGCAGTCACAAATTGGCTATCCTCAGGCCTTCAATCTGTGCTCCCAGAAAATGTGAAACCAGACCTACTCAAGCTTGCTCTTTCAGGCCACAGCAGAGGGGGAAAGACAGCATTTGCTCTGGCACTAGGGTATGCTGATACATCCCTCAACTTCTCAGCCCTACTAGGACTAGACCCTGTTGGTGGGTTGAGTAAATGTTGCCAAACAGTTCCCAAAATCCTAACCTATGTTCCTCATTCCTTCAATCTAGCAATCCCAGTTTGCGTAATCGGCACCGGGTTGGGCGATGAGCCAAGGAACTGCCTAACATGTCCATGTGCCCCAGATGGAGTGAACCATGTAGAGTTTTTCAGTGAGTGTAAACCTCCTTGTTCCCACTTTGTGACTACTGAATATGGTCACTTGGACATGTTAGATGATCATCTTTCAGGCTGCATTGGGGCGATTTCGGGTTATATCTGCAAGAGTGGGAAGGGTCCTAGGGACCCCATGAGGAGATGTGTGGGTGGCCTTTTTGTTGCATTCTTGAAGGCTTATTTGGAAGGTCAGAGTGGAGATTTCAAAGCCATTGTTGATGAACCTGATCTGGCTCCTGTGAAGCTTGATCCTGTTGAGTTCATAGAGGCATGA
- the LOC117918826 gene encoding chlorophyllase-1, chloroplastic-like, which produces MAALEARPAPAAATDVFKRGKYTAKPITTCNAPKTLFIVTPDTEGTYPVLLFLHGYNICPCCYTNLLEHISSHGYIVVAPRLLSLCSLYGRPDVNSAAEVANWLSSGLQPVLPENVVPDLSRLALAGHSRGGYLAFALALGNANVSMNLKFLTLIGIDPVAGANKCMKMCPKILTGPHSFNLDIPVMVIGTGLGGESVIGCIPCSCAPDGLNYAEFFNGCKDNCLGFVIPDYGHMDMLDDDYCTNCIGTSIGAIMGSMCKSGKGDKTSMMECVGGLVVAMLMAHLEGETGDLDAIVDEPGIAPVKLEVMEDPEP; this is translated from the exons ATGGCAGCGTTAGAAGCTAGGCCTGCACCGGCGGCAGCAACAGATGTTTTTAAGCGAGGAAAGTACACAGCGAAACCCATAACAACTTGTAACGCTCCAAAGACATTGTTTATTGTAACACCAGACACTGAAGGAACATACCCAGTTCTCCTGTTTCTTCATGGCTACAACATCTGCCCCTGCTGCTATACGAACCTCCTTGAACATATTTCTTCTCATGGATATATTGTTGTGGCTCCTAGG TTACTCAGCCTATGTTCTTTGTACGGCCGACCGGATGTCAACTCTGCAGCGGAAGTCGCCAACTGGTTAAGCTCGGGCCTTCAACCTGTGCTCCCAGAAAATGTTGTTCCAGACCTAAGCAGGCTCGCCCTTGCAGGCCATAGCAGAGGGGGTTATCTAGCATTTGCTCTTGCACTGGGGAATGCCAACGTATCCATGAATCTCAAGTTCTTAACCCTAATAGGTATAGACCCGGTTGCTGGGGCAAATAAATGCATGAAAATGTGTCCAAAGATCCTAACTGGTCCTCATTCCTTCAATCTGGATATCCCGGTTATGGTAATCGGTACGGGTCTTGGGGGCGAGTCTGTCATCGGCTGCATACCATGTTCTTGTGCTCCTGATGGGCTCAACTACGCGGAGTTTTTCAACGGGTGCAAGGATAATTGCCTTGGCTTTGTTATTCCAGATTATGGTCACATGGACATGTTAGATGATGATTATTGTACCAATTGCATTGGAACATCCATTGGGGCGATTATGGGTTCCATGTGCAAGAGTGGGAAGGGTGATAAAACATCGATGATGGAGTGTGTAGGTGGGCTTGTCGTGGCCATGCTGATGGCTCATTTGGAAGGGGAGACTGGAGACCTGGACGCCATTGTTGATGAACCTGGTATTGCTCCTGTCAAGCTTGAGGTTATGGAGGACCCAGAACCATAA